The Streptomyces sp. BHT-5-2 genomic interval CTTCGGCAGGTCGGAGAGTGTCCGCGGAGGTCCCTTCCGCCGTTGCCGCGCCTGCCGGCGGGCGGTGTAGCCGGCCAGGCCGACGGCGAGCAGCAGCGTGGCACCGTTGAACAGCGGGATCACCCAGAACTGGGCGCCCAACTGCTCGATGCCGGCCAGCCCGATGGCCAGCACGACGACGGCGACCAGTGTGCCCGGCGCGTTGGCCCGGCCCGGTCTGATCGTGGTGGAGCCGAGCAGTGCACCGACGAAGGCGGGCAGCAGATAGTCCAGTCCGACGCTGGGGTTGCCGATGCGCTGCTGTGCGGCGAGCAGCACACCGGCGATGCCGACGACCAGTCCCGAGCCGACGAAGGCGTGGACGACATGGCGCCGGGCGGGGATGCCGACCAGTTCGGCGGCGCGCGGGTTGGAGCCGATGACGTACAAGTATCGGCCCAGGGGCAGCCGTTCCAGCAGCAGCCACAGCAGGGCGGTGAGGATCAGGACGTAGTAGGCGGACACCGGCAGCCCCAGGAATCTGGAGTCGTACAGGTCGGTGAAGGCGGCCGGCAGGCCCTGTGGACCGGGCACGATCCGCGCCCCGCCGGTGATCCGGCCGGTGACGGCGTAGAGGATGCTGCCGGTGCCGAGGGTGGCGATGAAGGAGTTGATCCTCGCGAACTCCACGACCACACCGTTGAAGGCGCCGACGACCGCCCCGCCGAGCACCACCACCAGGCAGGCGAGCGGCCAGGGCCGGCCTTCGACGGCGATGAGCTGCATCGTCGTCACATGCGCCAGGCCGAGGCCGTAGCCGAGGGAGAGGTCGAACTTGCCGGTGACGATGGGGAGCGTGGCGCCGAGCGCGAGCAGGGCGGGGATCGACTGGTTGGACAGCACCGCGGAGATGTTGTCCAGGGTCGGATAGGTGTCCGGCAGGGCGAGGGAGAACGCCAGGAACAGCAGGACGGCCAGGGCCAGGAGGCCGTAGGCGCCGAGGAGATGCCCGAACCGGCGGCCCGGCGGGCGACGGGCCGAGCGGGTCACGGGCCCGTGGTCCCGGTGAGCGCCGGCATGGCCGAGGAGGCCCGGGTCAGCGCGCCGACGGTGAGTGCGGTACCGCGCAGCTCCGCCGTCATCGCCCCGCGGACGAACACCAGGGCCCGATGGCACACGTCGGTGACCTCCTCGAAGTCGGTGGACAGCAGCAGGACGGCGAGACCGTCGGCCAGCGCCTCCCGGAGCAGGTCGTAGAGCGCCGTCTTGGCGCCGATGTCGACCCCGGCGGTCGGTTCTTCGAGGATCAGCAGCCTGCGGTGCGTCCCGAGCCACCGGCCGATCATGACCTTCTGCTGGTTCCCCCCGGACAGGGTGGAGATCGGCGCCTCGCTGTCCCGGGGGTGCACGGCGAACCGGGTCAACAGGGCGTCGGCCTCGGCCCGTTCGCGCCGCGGGACGGTCCAGCGGAGCGCCGGGTGGCCCCTCGCCCGTGGGTTGGCCAGGAGGTTCTCCCGCACGGTCAACTCGGGGGCGCAGCCCTCTTCTTGGCGGTTGCTGCTGACGAAGCCGACCCCGGCGCCGACCGCGGCCGCGACCGAGCCAGGTCGGTAGGGGCGTCCGTCGAGCAGGACCCGTCCGCCGACGAGGTGCCCGGCGCCGGCGAGGGCGCGGCCCAGTTCCAGGTGTCCGGCGCCGGTGAGTCCCACCATGCCGAGGATCTCGCCGGCGTGCAGCTCCAGGCCGACCGGTGCGGTGTCGAAGGTCCGTACCCGGTCCAGGCTCAGGACGGTGCGGCCCGTGGCCGGGGCGAAGCGGCGGCGGCCGGGTTCGTGGCCCACGATGTCGCGCACGAGCCGGGCCGGATGGTGGCCGGCGAGCGGGCCGTGGCGGACCAGGCGGCCGTCGCGCAGCACGGCGAAGGCGTCGGCCACCTGGTACACCTCGTCGAGCCGATGGGTGACGTGGACGATGGCGTGCCCCTGGTCGCGCAGAGCGTGCAGGACGTCGAAGAGCCGGGCGCAGTCCGCCGCCGGGAGACTGGCCGTCGGTTCGTCGAGGACGATGACCCGGGCCCGGGTGGACAGCGCCCGGGCGAGCGCGACCAGGGAACGTTCGGCGCGCGGGAGGTCGGCGACGAGGGTGCGCGGGTCGAGATGGGCGGCGATGACGCCGAGCGCCTCGGTGCAGCGCTCACGGGTCCTCCGCCAGGAGATCAGTCCGGCGCGGCGGGTGTAGCCGGTGCCCAGCGCGATGTTCTCGGCGACCGTCATCCACTCGACCAGTCCCAGGTCCTGGTGGATGAACGACATGGCGCGGGCGGCCGCTTCGGTGCCGAGCGGATGGCCGGCGACCGTCACCTCGCCCCGGTCCGCGTGCTGGACACCGGCCAGGATCTTGATGAGGGTGGACTTTCCCGCGCCGTTGGGACCGAGCAGGGCGAGGACGCTGCCGGAGCGGATGTCGAGGTCGACGTCGTCCAGCGCGAGGGTGCCGCCGAACCGCTTGCCAAGGCCGCGGATGCGGACCAGCGGCTCCGGGCCGTGGGGAGCGGGAGGGCTGCTGTCGGGAGTGTCGGGCACGGAGTTCTCCGGGGATCGGCCGCTCGGTGCACTGCCGGTATCCGGCACGTTCGCGCATGCTACGGCCCCTGTTGCCGTCCCCTCGGCCTCCCGACCCGGGGATGTCGCTCAGATGGCGGGAACGTCGGCGAGGTGGGCCGCGGCGGCGTCGGGCCGCCCGCCGGACACCTTCAGGGCGCACTCGGCCCAGATGACCTTGCCGTCGGGGGTGTAACGGGTGCCCCATGCCTGGGCGAGCTGTGCGACGAGGAACAGG includes:
- a CDS encoding sugar ABC transporter ATP-binding protein, producing the protein MPDTPDSSPPAPHGPEPLVRIRGLGKRFGGTLALDDVDLDIRSGSVLALLGPNGAGKSTLIKILAGVQHADRGEVTVAGHPLGTEAAARAMSFIHQDLGLVEWMTVAENIALGTGYTRRAGLISWRRTRERCTEALGVIAAHLDPRTLVADLPRAERSLVALARALSTRARVIVLDEPTASLPAADCARLFDVLHALRDQGHAIVHVTHRLDEVYQVADAFAVLRDGRLVRHGPLAGHHPARLVRDIVGHEPGRRRFAPATGRTVLSLDRVRTFDTAPVGLELHAGEILGMVGLTGAGHLELGRALAGAGHLVGGRVLLDGRPYRPGSVAAAVGAGVGFVSSNRQEEGCAPELTVRENLLANPRARGHPALRWTVPRRERAEADALLTRFAVHPRDSEAPISTLSGGNQQKVMIGRWLGTHRRLLILEEPTAGVDIGAKTALYDLLREALADGLAVLLLSTDFEEVTDVCHRALVFVRGAMTAELRGTALTVGALTRASSAMPALTGTTGP
- a CDS encoding ABC transporter permease, whose amino-acid sequence is MTRSARRPPGRRFGHLLGAYGLLALAVLLFLAFSLALPDTYPTLDNISAVLSNQSIPALLALGATLPIVTGKFDLSLGYGLGLAHVTTMQLIAVEGRPWPLACLVVVLGGAVVGAFNGVVVEFARINSFIATLGTGSILYAVTGRITGGARIVPGPQGLPAAFTDLYDSRFLGLPVSAYYVLILTALLWLLLERLPLGRYLYVIGSNPRAAELVGIPARRHVVHAFVGSGLVVGIAGVLLAAQQRIGNPSVGLDYLLPAFVGALLGSTTIRPGRANAPGTLVAVVVLAIGLAGIEQLGAQFWVIPLFNGATLLLAVGLAGYTARRQARQRRKGPPRTLSDLPKVTS